One Phycisphaeraceae bacterium genomic window carries:
- a CDS encoding DUF1844 domain-containing protein — protein sequence MSDGAEQPKLIIDSDWKAQAQAEKERLAQQEQAKAAQSGGADADGMPPADFRTLVGMLATQALMYMGAIPDEQGRAMVALDVAAHTIDLLATLAEKTKGNLTNDENEELTEVLRELRSRFVQLTGMVAEARKKQAAGGMPQSGPDSVFTFPTST from the coding sequence ATGTCCGACGGCGCCGAACAACCGAAACTGATCATCGACTCGGACTGGAAAGCCCAGGCGCAGGCCGAGAAAGAGCGTCTCGCCCAGCAGGAACAGGCCAAGGCCGCCCAGTCCGGAGGGGCCGACGCCGATGGGATGCCCCCTGCCGACTTCCGCACGCTGGTGGGGATGCTCGCGACGCAGGCGCTGATGTACATGGGCGCGATCCCCGACGAGCAGGGTCGCGCGATGGTCGCCCTCGATGTCGCCGCCCACACGATCGACCTGCTGGCCACGCTCGCCGAGAAGACCAAGGGCAACCTGACCAACGACGAGAACGAGGAGCTGACGGAGGTCCTGAGGGAGCTCCGTTCGCGGTTCGTGCAACTCACCGGCATGGTCGCCGAGGCGAGGAAGAAGCAGGCCGCCGGGGGGATGCCCCAGAGCGGCCCCGACTCGGTGTTCACCTTCCCCACCTCGACCTGA